The following DNA comes from Deltaproteobacteria bacterium.
ATGCTCCAGCAGCGGGCCTGCATGCACGTCGGCCAAGCGCGACTCGAGCGGTAGCTCAGCCGCCGCATTGCGAACGCCGAGGTCGAAGAAGTAGAAGCGCGGCGTCGTCAACAAGCGCTTGCGCGTGCGGCGGGCGTAGATCGGCAGCCAATGCCCGACGAACGTATCGACGAGGACCTGGTAGTAACTCCTGAGCGTGCTGGCGGCGATCCCACTCTCCTGCGACAGCCGCGCGAGATTGAGCTGCTGCCCCGACTCGGCGGCGGCCAAACGGAGGAACGCCACGAACGGACCCATGTCGCGCACTAACGCCTCGCGGCGAATCTCTTCCTCCAGATAATGCTCGACGTACGCGGTGAGCGTGGCGTGTGCCGTGCTCATCGGTTCTGCACGAATGCCGGGCAGGCTGCCCAGCCGCAGCACGCGCTCGATCGGTTGCGACGGGAACGGCGGCGCGGAAGACGTAAACACGGGCGCCGCAATCGCGGGCGCTGCCCCATCGCGCGCGACCTCCCAGCCACACACCGCATAGAGATGGTACGTGTGGCTGCGGCCTGGTAGCAGGTTGGCCGAGCGGGCTCGCAACTGGCGCGCGGAGCTGCCGGTGAGGTAGAACTGCCAGCGCGTTGGCGCGCTATCGTAGAGGTGCTGGATCTCGTCGAGCAGCGCCGGCACCTTCTGGATCTCATCGACGACAATCGTCCGGACCACACGCGGCAACGCCCGCACGGCGCGGCTGAATGCGGCCGGGTCGGCTTCGAAATGACGCCGATCGG
Coding sequences within:
- a CDS encoding ATP-binding protein — translated: MFHGRFLEAALSGAISRNKVRLLFGARQTGKTALLQHLLSGKRTHFVNLQDATDRRHFEADPAAFSRAVRALPRVVRTIVVDEIQKVPALLDEIQHLYDSAPTRWQFYLTGSSARQLRARSANLLPGRSHTYHLYAVCGWEVARDGAAPAIAAPVFTSSAPPFPSQPIERVLRLGSLPGIRAEPMSTAHATLTAYVEHYLEEEIRREALVRDMGPFVAFLRLAAAESGQQLNLARLSQESGIAASTLRSYYQVLVDTFVGHWLPIYARRTRKRLLTTPRFYFFDLGVRNAAAELPLESRLADVHAGPLLEHWVAQDLIARAGYRGRGHRVSFWRTASGAEVDFVYESPREDIPIEVKWTARPRPSDARHLETFLSQYPDRARRGLLVCRCTRPEQLTDRVRAIPWHAL